A single Micromonospora luteifusca DNA region contains:
- a CDS encoding FecCD family ABC transporter permease produces the protein MTTLATRPTPARSRSGTRTGRRVAVTVGAALVLLLAVLASFALGSRQLGVDQVWHALVAPDGGDASTIVRELRMPRTALGLAVGLALAVAGVLFQALTRNPLAEPRILGISAGASFGVVLAISVFGIGTLAGYVWFGIAGALIAGLLVFAIATRAREGASPVTLALVGAALDASLASGVYALLSIDARTFEEYRFWVVGGLAGRDLSVTAQVLPFVLAGLVLAALVARGLDALALGDDVARGLGHRIGLVRLGGGLAAVLLTGAAVAAAGPVAFVGLAVPHLARALVGADHRWTLAVSALLGPALLLGADVVGRLVAPPGEIPAGIVTALIGAPLLAVLVRRARVVTA, from the coding sequence GTGACCACCCTCGCCACCCGGCCGACCCCGGCCCGCAGTCGGTCCGGCACCCGCACCGGTCGCCGGGTGGCCGTCACCGTCGGGGCCGCACTGGTGCTGCTGCTCGCCGTGCTGGCCAGCTTCGCGCTCGGCAGCCGGCAACTCGGCGTCGACCAGGTCTGGCACGCGCTCGTCGCCCCGGACGGCGGCGATGCGAGCACCATCGTCCGCGAGCTGCGGATGCCGCGTACCGCGCTCGGTCTCGCCGTCGGTCTCGCCCTCGCCGTAGCTGGTGTGTTGTTCCAGGCGCTCACCCGCAACCCCCTCGCCGAGCCCCGCATCCTCGGCATCAGCGCAGGCGCGTCGTTCGGTGTGGTGCTCGCCATCTCCGTGTTCGGCATCGGCACGCTCGCCGGGTACGTCTGGTTCGGCATCGCCGGGGCCCTCATCGCCGGGCTGCTGGTCTTCGCCATCGCCACCCGAGCCCGCGAGGGCGCCAGCCCGGTGACCCTCGCGCTGGTCGGCGCGGCGCTCGACGCCAGCCTGGCCTCCGGGGTGTACGCGCTGCTCAGCATCGACGCCCGCACCTTCGAGGAGTACCGGTTCTGGGTGGTCGGCGGGCTGGCCGGCCGCGACCTGTCGGTCACCGCGCAGGTGTTGCCCTTCGTCCTCGCCGGGCTCGTGCTGGCCGCCCTGGTGGCCCGGGGCCTGGACGCGCTGGCGCTCGGCGACGACGTGGCCCGCGGCCTCGGCCACCGGATCGGCCTGGTCCGCCTCGGGGGCGGCCTCGCCGCTGTGCTGCTGACCGGTGCGGCGGTGGCGGCGGCCGGGCCGGTCGCCTTCGTCGGACTGGCCGTGCCGCACCTGGCGCGTGCCCTGGTCGGCGCGGACCACCGCTGGACCCTCGCCGTCTCCGCCCTGCTCGGACCGGCGCTCCTGCTCGGCGCCGACGTCGTCGGCCGGCTCGTCGCCCCGCCCGGCGAGATACCCGCCGGGATCGTCACCGCCCTGATCGGTGCGCCGCTGCTGGCCGTCCTCGTCCGCCGAGCCCGGGTGGTGACCGCGTGA
- a CDS encoding FecCD family ABC transporter permease → MTTAHRPSDPAGPSDPAGLSDVAGSSGAAGLSGAAGLSGAAGSSGAAGLSGAAGSSASVPTASSGGGQAPLPGQAPLPGQAPLPGRSLLRIGPVSLLIRRRAVLVAAALTVLLVLAVVLSLSLGTPYVAPADVLRALSGAGTPYDLVVFDLRLPRVVLAAAAGAAFGVAGTLIQSVARNPLASPDVIGITQGAGLAATVALTSGMAAVLVAPTALVGGLLAAVLLFALGARHGLAAQRFVLAGVAVAFAFRALTEVVMLTADPIDGLRAQIWLIGTLAGKGWTEAAWIAGTLLVLLPVLAWAGWALNSTALDDDTARGVGLRPVARRIGLAGTGVLVAAMVTAQVGAVDFVALVAPQVARRLVRTERPPLVCSALLGALLLVLADLAGRRLLAPTQLPAGVLTAAIGGPYLIFLLLRGRRRSS, encoded by the coding sequence GTGACCACCGCACACCGTCCCTCCGACCCGGCTGGTCCCTCCGACCCGGCTGGTCTGTCCGACGTTGCTGGTTCGTCCGGCGCGGCTGGCTTGTCCGGCGCGGCTGGCTTGTCCGGCGCTGCTGGTTCGTCCGGCGCGGCTGGCTTGTCCGGTGCTGCTGGTTCGTCGGCCTCGGTGCCTACCGCCTCGTCTGGCGGCGGCCAGGCCCCGCTGCCCGGCCAGGCCCCGCTGCCCGGCCAGGCCCCGCTGCCCGGCCGGTCGCTGCTGCGCATCGGCCCGGTCAGCCTGCTGATCCGACGCCGCGCCGTGCTGGTGGCCGCCGCGCTGACCGTGCTGCTCGTCCTGGCCGTCGTGCTCAGCCTCTCGCTGGGCACCCCGTACGTCGCTCCGGCCGACGTGCTGCGCGCCCTCTCCGGTGCCGGCACCCCGTACGACCTGGTTGTCTTTGATCTTCGGTTGCCGCGGGTCGTGTTGGCGGCGGCGGCCGGTGCGGCCTTCGGCGTGGCCGGCACGCTGATCCAGAGTGTGGCCCGCAACCCGCTCGCCAGCCCGGACGTCATCGGCATCACCCAGGGTGCCGGCCTCGCCGCCACCGTGGCCCTGACCAGCGGAATGGCCGCCGTGCTGGTGGCACCCACCGCACTGGTGGGCGGGCTGCTCGCGGCGGTGCTGCTGTTCGCCCTCGGCGCCCGGCACGGGCTGGCGGCACAGCGGTTCGTGCTCGCCGGCGTGGCGGTCGCCTTCGCCTTCCGGGCGCTCACCGAGGTGGTCATGCTCACCGCCGACCCGATCGACGGGCTGCGTGCGCAGATCTGGCTGATCGGCACCCTGGCCGGCAAGGGCTGGACCGAGGCCGCCTGGATCGCCGGCACCCTGCTGGTGCTGCTGCCGGTGTTGGCCTGGGCCGGTTGGGCGCTGAACAGCACCGCCCTGGACGACGACACCGCCCGAGGCGTCGGGCTGCGGCCGGTGGCCCGCCGAATCGGTCTGGCCGGCACCGGCGTCCTCGTCGCCGCGATGGTCACCGCCCAGGTCGGCGCCGTCGACTTCGTGGCGCTGGTCGCCCCCCAGGTGGCCCGTCGGTTGGTACGGACCGAACGGCCACCGCTGGTCTGCTCGGCGCTGCTCGGCGCTCTGCTGCTGGTGCTCGCGGACCTGGCCGGCCGACGGCTGCTCGCACCCACCCAACTGCCCGCCGGCGTACTGACCGCCGCGATCGGCGGCCCGTACCTGATCTTCCTGCTGCTGCGCGGCCGGCGGCGGTCGTCGTGA
- a CDS encoding class F sortase produces MDDRWSPDDRPPADDRWSPDDRPPADDRWSPDDRPRVSERPAVAARPPTAVTPRRSRPPGRSPWSVPLAVVLVLAGVFATGAGLGRSVGPFDLAPAGGDRPARSESVGLSASRPVRLSVPAIKVSAPVAPVGQARDGSIAVPPLERHNETGWYDRGPTPGEPGPAVIVGHVDTKTGPSVFYDLGKLHPGDLIEVARADESVVVFRVDTVEHFPKDQLPAERIYGHDGPPGLRLITCGGQFIGGRTGYADNVIAFATLQSSRKP; encoded by the coding sequence ATGGACGACCGCTGGTCGCCGGACGACCGCCCGCCGGCGGACGACCGCTGGTCGCCGGACGACCGCCCACCGGCGGACGACCGCTGGTCGCCGGACGACCGGCCGCGGGTCTCCGAGCGCCCGGCGGTGGCTGCTCGCCCGCCGACCGCCGTGACGCCTCGGCGTAGCCGTCCGCCCGGCCGCAGCCCCTGGTCGGTGCCGCTGGCCGTGGTGCTGGTGCTGGCCGGGGTCTTCGCGACCGGGGCGGGGCTGGGTCGCTCGGTCGGCCCGTTCGACCTGGCCCCGGCCGGCGGTGACCGGCCGGCCCGCAGCGAGTCGGTCGGGTTGTCGGCGAGCCGGCCGGTGCGCCTCTCGGTCCCGGCGATCAAGGTCAGCGCGCCGGTGGCGCCCGTCGGGCAGGCACGGGACGGCTCGATCGCCGTACCGCCGCTGGAACGGCACAACGAGACCGGCTGGTATGACCGTGGGCCGACGCCGGGTGAGCCTGGCCCGGCGGTGATCGTCGGGCACGTGGACACCAAGACCGGCCCGTCGGTCTTCTACGACCTGGGCAAGCTGCACCCCGGCGACCTGATCGAAGTGGCCCGGGCGGACGAGTCGGTGGTGGTGTTCCGGGTCGACACCGTCGAGCACTTCCCGAAGGACCAACTACCCGCCGAGCGGATCTACGGCCACGACGGGCCGCCCGGGCTGCGGCTGATCACCTGCGGCGGGCAGTTCATCGGTGGCCGCACCGGCTACGCCGACAACGTCATCGCCTTCGCCACCCTGCAGTCCTCCCGCAAACCCTGA
- a CDS encoding ABC transporter ATP-binding protein: MLSTRDLVAGYDERTVLDGLDLDLPTDAFTVIVGPNACGKSTLLRTMARLLTPRRGTVLLDGTSIRDLPTREVARRLGVLPQSPLVPEGVTVADLVGRGRQPYQRWWRQWSSEDGTAVDQAMALADVTDLADRPVDSLSGGQRQRVWIAMTLAQDTDALLLDEPTTFLDLAHQVEVLDLLHRLRVERGRTVVAVLHDLNQAARYADHLVAMRDGAVVAAGPPREILTADLVRDVFGLACVVVPCPVTGAPLVVPAYTGGNSAPAAAPVAVAGGSAGAGGPAAVGDSDSSTASVPDARPATGDAATPLTGSYPSKGL; encoded by the coding sequence ATGCTCTCCACCCGCGACCTGGTCGCCGGCTACGACGAGCGGACCGTGCTCGACGGTCTCGACCTGGACCTGCCGACCGACGCGTTCACCGTGATCGTCGGGCCGAACGCGTGCGGCAAGTCCACCCTGCTGCGCACGATGGCCCGGCTGCTCACCCCGCGCCGGGGCACGGTGCTGCTGGACGGCACCTCGATCCGCGACCTGCCGACCCGGGAGGTCGCCCGCCGGCTCGGCGTCCTGCCGCAGAGCCCGCTGGTGCCCGAGGGCGTCACCGTGGCAGACCTGGTCGGCCGCGGCCGGCAGCCCTACCAGCGGTGGTGGCGGCAGTGGTCATCGGAGGACGGCACGGCGGTGGACCAGGCGATGGCCCTGGCCGACGTGACCGACCTGGCCGACCGACCGGTGGACAGCCTCTCCGGCGGTCAGCGGCAGCGGGTGTGGATCGCGATGACGCTCGCCCAGGACACCGACGCCCTGCTGCTGGACGAGCCGACCACCTTCCTCGACCTGGCCCACCAGGTGGAGGTGCTGGACCTCCTGCACCGACTGCGCGTCGAGCGGGGCCGCACCGTCGTCGCCGTGCTGCACGATCTGAACCAGGCCGCCCGCTACGCCGACCACCTGGTCGCGATGCGCGACGGTGCCGTGGTGGCCGCCGGACCACCGCGGGAGATCCTCACCGCCGACCTGGTCCGCGACGTCTTCGGACTGGCCTGCGTCGTCGTGCCCTGCCCGGTGACCGGCGCGCCGCTGGTGGTGCCCGCGTACACGGGGGGCAACTCCGCCCCGGCTGCCGCCCCGGTTGCCGTTGCTGGTGGCTCGGCTGGCGCTGGTGGCCCGGCTGCCGTGGGTGACTCCGACTCGTCGACGGCGTCCGTGCCGGACGCCCGACCCGCCACCGGTGACGCGGCCACCCCGCTCACCGGCTCGTACCCCTCGAAAGGACTCTGA
- a CDS encoding YciI family protein, whose product MRFDQHTVVLLVRPADVPELPLDAVDRLQDAHLAHQAGLVEQGLVLAAGPFLRADDERLRGFVVLSVDPEAARELYHNDPAVRAGRLAVQVMSWMVPEGNVRFEGVPMPPSMLEAATGD is encoded by the coding sequence ATGCGCTTCGACCAGCACACGGTCGTACTCCTGGTCCGGCCGGCGGACGTCCCGGAGCTGCCGCTCGACGCCGTCGACCGGTTGCAGGACGCCCACCTGGCCCATCAGGCGGGTCTGGTGGAGCAGGGCCTCGTGCTCGCGGCCGGCCCGTTCCTGCGTGCCGACGACGAGCGGCTGCGCGGTTTCGTGGTGCTCTCGGTGGACCCGGAGGCGGCCCGCGAGCTGTATCACAACGACCCGGCGGTGCGTGCCGGTCGGCTGGCCGTCCAGGTGATGAGCTGGATGGTGCCGGAGGGCAACGTGCGGTTCGAGGGTGTCCCGATGCCCCCGTCGATGCTGGAGGCGGCGACCGGCGACTGA
- the trmB gene encoding tRNA (guanosine(46)-N7)-methyltransferase TrmB, translating into MSDRQTDALNRLWPAYGLDVPDGPVVPVDLADLFGRRAPVVLEIGSGMGDSTAAMAAADPDRDYLAVEVHTPGIANLLDLVDRHGLRNVRVGQGDALSLVSGLPEDSLDAVHVFFPDPWPKARHHKRRIIQPGHVALLRSRLRPGGTLHCATDWAEYAEAMRETLEADPGLVDAYGGFAPRPAHRPVTKFERRAITAGRPVVDLLYRRR; encoded by the coding sequence ATGAGCGACCGGCAGACCGACGCGCTGAACCGGCTCTGGCCCGCGTACGGCCTGGATGTGCCGGACGGACCGGTCGTGCCCGTCGACCTGGCCGACCTGTTCGGTCGCCGGGCGCCGGTGGTGTTGGAGATCGGTTCGGGCATGGGCGACAGCACCGCGGCGATGGCTGCTGCCGACCCGGATCGAGATTATCTGGCGGTCGAGGTGCACACGCCGGGAATCGCCAACCTGCTCGACCTGGTGGACCGGCACGGCCTGAGGAATGTGCGGGTGGGCCAGGGCGACGCGTTGTCCCTGGTCAGCGGCTTGCCCGAAGATTCGCTGGACGCTGTGCACGTGTTCTTTCCAGACCCGTGGCCGAAGGCCCGGCACCACAAGCGGCGGATCATCCAGCCGGGGCACGTGGCGCTGCTGCGGTCCCGGTTGCGGCCCGGCGGCACGCTGCACTGCGCGACCGACTGGGCCGAGTACGCCGAGGCGATGCGGGAGACCCTGGAGGCGGACCCGGGGCTGGTGGACGCGTACGGCGGCTTCGCGCCGCGTCCGGCGCACCGCCCGGTGACGAAGTTCGAGCGGCGGGCGATCACGGCCGGCCGTCCGGTCGTCGACCTGCTCTACCGCCGACGGTGA
- a CDS encoding TetR/AcrR family transcriptional regulator: protein MPTPDRTSLADIVAAARQILESEGLPGLTMQAVAQRVGVRAPSLYKRVRNRDDLIRLVTEAAVHDLGEQLSAVAGSGDPGRDLAELAHAFRAFAHAQPAGYHLIFATGPADTRPSLDLLTRASAPALRLAAELAGPEHALSAARMLTAWANGFISMELAGAFNLGGDLDEAFAFGIDRLTAALTTLDPPRPSPDTGRTPRTTPPRRGRQPRPTE from the coding sequence ATGCCGACTCCAGACCGGACGTCCCTCGCCGACATCGTCGCGGCCGCCCGCCAGATCCTGGAGTCCGAAGGGCTTCCGGGCCTGACCATGCAGGCGGTCGCCCAGCGGGTCGGCGTCCGCGCCCCCTCGCTGTACAAACGGGTCCGCAACCGCGACGACCTCATCCGGCTCGTCACCGAAGCAGCCGTGCACGACCTCGGCGAGCAGCTCAGCGCCGTAGCCGGCAGCGGCGATCCGGGCCGAGACCTCGCCGAGCTGGCTCACGCCTTCCGCGCGTTCGCCCACGCCCAACCTGCGGGCTACCACCTGATCTTCGCCACCGGCCCCGCAGACACCAGGCCCAGCCTCGACCTCCTCACCCGAGCGAGCGCCCCCGCCCTGCGCCTCGCCGCGGAACTCGCCGGCCCCGAGCACGCCCTGTCGGCCGCGCGCATGCTCACCGCCTGGGCAAACGGCTTCATCAGCATGGAACTGGCGGGCGCCTTCAACCTCGGCGGCGACCTCGACGAGGCCTTCGCGTTCGGCATCGACCGCCTGACCGCCGCCCTGACGACCCTGGACCCGCCCCGACCGTCGCCCGACACCGGCCGTACGCCTCGGACGACACCGCCGAGGCGCGGACGACAACCTCGACCCACGGAGTGA
- a CDS encoding MBL fold metallo-hydrolase gives MKLGPHLHRIGNDIVAAYLVETDEGVTVVDAGLAGHWPELLAELSAMGRSLADVRGLILTHGDTDHIGFAERLRRDHGVPVYVHEADAARARGEVKSKAPFGTFKVGAVASFLMYASRKGGLRTTYLSEVITVRDGQVLDLPGAPRVIGMPGHSPGSIAVHVPIADAVFVGDALTTRHVLTGRSGPQPAPFTDDQALALASLARIEDLRATWILPGHGTPWNEGAAEAVRRIKAAAQVG, from the coding sequence ATGAAGCTCGGGCCGCACCTGCACCGCATCGGCAACGACATCGTCGCCGCGTACCTCGTCGAGACCGACGAGGGCGTGACCGTCGTGGACGCCGGCCTCGCCGGTCACTGGCCGGAGCTGCTGGCGGAGCTGTCCGCCATGGGTCGCTCGCTCGCCGACGTCCGAGGTCTGATCCTCACCCACGGCGACACCGACCACATCGGCTTCGCCGAGCGGCTCCGGCGCGACCACGGCGTACCGGTCTACGTGCACGAGGCGGACGCCGCCCGAGCCCGCGGCGAGGTCAAGTCCAAGGCGCCCTTCGGGACCTTCAAGGTGGGTGCCGTTGCCAGCTTCTTGATGTACGCGAGCCGCAAGGGTGGGCTGCGCACGACCTACCTCAGCGAGGTGATCACCGTGCGGGACGGTCAGGTGCTCGACCTGCCCGGCGCTCCGCGCGTCATCGGGATGCCCGGCCACTCGCCGGGCAGTATCGCCGTGCACGTGCCGATCGCCGACGCCGTGTTCGTCGGCGACGCGCTCACCACCCGACACGTGCTGACCGGCCGGTCGGGCCCGCAGCCGGCGCCGTTCACCGACGACCAGGCCCTGGCACTCGCCTCGCTGGCCCGCATCGAGGACCTGCGGGCGACGTGGATCCTCCCCGGCCACGGCACCCCCTGGAACGAGGGTGCCGCTGAGGCGGTGCGCCGGATCAAGGCTGCCGCCCAGGTTGGGTGA
- a CDS encoding ABC transporter substrate-binding protein — MRRLVAALAAAVALGVGLTACGESDPVAGSTTGETREITHAMGTTKVPAEPKRVVVLDTDKIDTALSLGVTPVGAATAGEAKSWPTYFGADKLAGIKEVGVLAEPDLEAINALKPDLILGSKFRQEKFYDELAAIAPTVFTDKVGITWKENFLLDGKALGREQQAKDLLGAYEKRAKDFGATLGDAAARKVSIVRFLPGNIRVYGPDSFSGIVIGDTGLGRPERQLLANKEDKRFDLVSPERINEVDGDVIFVTAYGDKAAAEQTKVAGGTLWKGLSAVKAGKAYPVADEVWMTGIGVGAANKILDDLSKYLPAA; from the coding sequence ATGCGTCGTCTCGTCGCCGCTCTCGCCGCGGCCGTCGCCCTCGGCGTCGGCCTCACCGCCTGCGGTGAGAGCGACCCGGTCGCCGGCTCCACCACCGGGGAGACCCGGGAGATCACCCACGCCATGGGCACCACCAAGGTCCCGGCGGAGCCCAAGCGCGTCGTCGTGCTCGACACCGACAAGATCGACACCGCGCTCTCGCTGGGCGTCACGCCCGTCGGCGCCGCCACCGCCGGTGAGGCCAAGAGCTGGCCGACCTACTTCGGCGCGGACAAGCTCGCCGGCATCAAGGAGGTCGGGGTGCTCGCCGAACCCGACCTGGAGGCGATCAACGCCCTGAAGCCGGACCTCATCCTCGGCAGCAAGTTCCGCCAGGAGAAGTTCTACGACGAGCTTGCCGCCATCGCGCCGACCGTGTTCACCGACAAGGTGGGCATCACCTGGAAGGAGAACTTCCTCCTCGACGGCAAGGCGCTCGGCCGCGAGCAGCAGGCCAAGGACCTGCTCGGCGCGTACGAGAAGCGGGCCAAGGACTTCGGCGCCACCCTCGGCGACGCCGCCGCACGCAAGGTGTCGATCGTGCGGTTCCTGCCCGGCAACATCCGGGTGTACGGCCCGGACTCCTTCTCCGGCATCGTCATCGGCGACACCGGGCTGGGTCGCCCCGAGCGGCAGCTCCTCGCCAACAAGGAGGACAAGCGCTTCGACCTGGTCAGCCCCGAGCGGATCAACGAGGTCGACGGTGACGTCATCTTCGTGACCGCGTACGGCGACAAGGCCGCCGCCGAGCAGACCAAGGTAGCCGGCGGGACCCTCTGGAAGGGCCTCAGCGCCGTCAAGGCCGGCAAGGCGTACCCCGTTGCCGACGAGGTCTGGATGACCGGCATCGGTGTCGGCGCCGCCAACAAGATCCTCGACGACCTGAGCAAGTACCTCCCGGCCGCCTGA
- a CDS encoding DEAD/DEAH box helicase translates to MTLTAALPTSADPDTLFDAFASWAKERGLDLYPHQEEAVIEIVSGANLIMNTPTGSGKSLVAIAAHFAALADSRTTFYTAPIKALVSEKFFALCEVFGAENVGMLTGDASVNADAPIICCTAEILANLALREGAKADVGQVVMDEFHFYAEPDRGWAWQVPIIELPQAQFILMSATLGDTTRFVDDLTRRTGRPTAVVRSAERPVPLIFSYAMTPMHETLEELLETKQAPVYVVHFTQAAALERAQALMSVNVSSRAEKDMIAEAIGGFRFTSGFGKTLSRLVRHGIGVHHAGMLPKYRRLVETLAQAGLLKVICGTDTLGVGINVPIRTVLFTGLSKYDGVRTRLLKNREFHQIAGRAGRAGYDTIGRVVVQAPEHVIDNEKALAKAGDDPKKRRKVVRKKPPEGSIGWGQPTFDRLVDAEPEPLTSSFQVSHSMLLNVIGRPGDAFTAMRHLLTDNHEEPAAQRRHIRRAIAIYRALRAGGVVEELPEPDETGRRIRLTVDLQLDFALNQPLSPLALATIELLDAESPSYALDVLSVVESILDDPRQILSAQQFKARGEAVAAMKAEGIEYEARLELLDEVTHPKPLAELLEAAYEMYRQGHPWVADHQLSPKAVVRDMYERAMTFTEYVQFYGLTRSEGLVLRYLADAYKTLRQTVPEDAKTEELIDLIEWLGELVRQVDSSLIDEWERLRNPSDVAEVAQAHAALTDRPPAVTRNARAFRVLVRNALFRRVELAALRRWDLLAELDAEDGWDYDAWADALTPYFEEYDSIGVGPDARGPALLMIEQGRERWTVRQSFDDPNGDHDWGISAEIDLVASDEVGAAVVRITDVGQL, encoded by the coding sequence ATGACGCTCACCGCCGCGCTGCCGACAAGCGCCGACCCCGACACCCTCTTCGACGCGTTCGCCAGTTGGGCGAAGGAGCGCGGCCTCGACCTCTACCCCCATCAGGAGGAGGCGGTCATCGAGATCGTCTCCGGCGCCAACCTGATCATGAACACACCCACCGGCTCGGGTAAGAGCCTGGTGGCGATCGCCGCGCACTTCGCGGCCCTCGCAGACAGCCGGACGACCTTCTACACCGCGCCGATCAAGGCGCTGGTGTCGGAGAAGTTCTTCGCTCTCTGCGAGGTCTTCGGCGCCGAGAACGTCGGCATGCTCACCGGTGACGCCAGCGTCAACGCCGATGCCCCGATCATCTGCTGCACCGCGGAGATCCTGGCCAACCTGGCGCTGCGCGAGGGCGCGAAGGCCGACGTCGGTCAGGTGGTCATGGACGAGTTCCACTTCTACGCCGAACCCGACCGGGGTTGGGCCTGGCAGGTGCCGATCATCGAGCTGCCGCAGGCCCAGTTCATCCTGATGTCCGCCACCCTGGGGGACACGACCCGGTTCGTCGACGACCTGACCCGGCGTACCGGGCGGCCGACCGCCGTCGTGCGCTCGGCGGAGCGGCCGGTTCCGCTGATCTTCTCGTACGCGATGACGCCGATGCACGAGACGCTCGAGGAACTGCTGGAGACCAAGCAGGCCCCGGTGTACGTGGTGCACTTCACCCAGGCCGCCGCGCTGGAACGCGCCCAGGCGCTGATGAGCGTCAACGTCTCCAGCCGCGCCGAGAAGGACATGATCGCCGAGGCGATCGGTGGTTTCCGGTTCACGTCCGGCTTCGGCAAGACGCTGTCCCGGCTGGTCCGGCACGGCATCGGCGTGCACCACGCCGGCATGCTGCCCAAGTACCGCCGACTGGTCGAAACCCTCGCCCAGGCCGGCCTCCTGAAGGTCATCTGCGGCACCGACACCCTCGGCGTCGGCATCAACGTGCCGATCCGCACCGTGCTGTTCACCGGCCTGTCCAAGTACGACGGGGTCCGTACCCGGCTGCTCAAGAACCGGGAGTTCCACCAGATCGCCGGGCGGGCCGGGCGGGCCGGTTACGACACCATCGGTCGGGTCGTGGTGCAGGCCCCCGAGCACGTCATCGACAACGAGAAGGCCCTCGCCAAGGCCGGCGACGACCCGAAGAAGCGCCGCAAGGTGGTCCGCAAGAAGCCGCCGGAGGGTTCGATCGGCTGGGGCCAGCCCACCTTCGACCGGTTGGTCGATGCCGAGCCGGAGCCGCTGACCTCCAGCTTCCAGGTCAGCCACTCGATGCTGCTCAACGTCATCGGCCGGCCCGGTGACGCCTTCACCGCGATGCGGCATCTGCTCACCGACAACCACGAGGAGCCCGCTGCCCAGCGCCGGCACATCCGCCGGGCCATCGCCATCTACCGGGCGCTGCGCGCCGGCGGGGTGGTCGAGGAGCTGCCCGAGCCGGACGAGACCGGCCGACGGATCCGGCTCACCGTCGACCTCCAGCTCGACTTCGCCCTCAACCAGCCGCTCTCGCCTCTGGCCCTGGCCACGATCGAGCTGCTCGACGCGGAGTCCCCGTCGTACGCGCTCGACGTGCTGAGCGTGGTCGAGTCGATCCTCGACGACCCCCGGCAAATCCTGTCCGCGCAGCAGTTCAAGGCGCGCGGCGAGGCGGTCGCCGCGATGAAGGCAGAGGGCATCGAGTACGAGGCACGCCTCGAACTGCTCGACGAGGTGACCCACCCGAAGCCCCTCGCGGAGTTGTTGGAGGCCGCGTACGAGATGTACCGGCAGGGCCACCCCTGGGTCGCCGACCACCAGCTCTCCCCCAAGGCCGTCGTCCGCGACATGTACGAGCGGGCCATGACCTTCACCGAGTACGTGCAGTTCTACGGACTGACCCGCTCGGAGGGCCTCGTCCTGCGCTACCTGGCCGACGCGTACAAGACGCTGCGGCAGACCGTGCCCGAGGACGCCAAGACCGAGGAGCTGATCGACCTCATCGAGTGGCTGGGTGAGCTGGTCCGCCAGGTCGATTCCAGCCTCATCGACGAGTGGGAGCGGCTGCGCAACCCGTCCGACGTGGCCGAGGTCGCCCAGGCGCACGCCGCCCTGACCGACCGGCCGCCCGCGGTGACCCGCAACGCGCGGGCTTTCCGGGTCCTGGTGCGCAACGCGCTGTTCCGCCGAGTGGAGCTGGCCGCGCTGCGCCGCTGGGACCTGCTCGCCGAGTTGGACGCCGAGGACGGCTGGGACTACGACGCGTGGGCCGACGCCTTGACGCCGTACTTCGAGGAGTACGACTCGATCGGCGTCGGGCCGGACGCCCGCGGGCCGGCACTGCTCATGATCGAGCAGGGACGGGAGCGGTGGACCGTCCGGCAGAGCTTCGACGACCCCAACGGCGACCACGACTGGGGCATCAGCGCCGAGATCGACCTGGTGGCCTCCGACGAGGTCGGCGCCGCGGTCGTCCGGATCACGGACGTCGGCCAGCTCTGA
- a CDS encoding cytidine deaminase produces the protein MTMRDTDRALVQAATAVSKLRCRSQRHTVASAARTADGRVFTGVNVHHVAGGSCAELVVIGTAATQGVADLETIVTVTDRGREVAAPCDPCQQVLRDHFPSLRVIVGEMDALRVVEIGELPG, from the coding sequence ATGACGATGCGGGACACCGACCGGGCGTTGGTGCAGGCCGCCACAGCGGTCTCCAAACTGCGTTGCCGCAGCCAGAGGCACACCGTCGCGTCGGCCGCCCGGACCGCCGACGGGCGGGTCTTCACGGGCGTGAACGTCCACCACGTCGCCGGAGGTTCCTGCGCCGAACTTGTCGTGATCGGCACCGCCGCGACGCAGGGCGTGGCGGACCTGGAGACGATCGTCACGGTGACCGACCGGGGGCGCGAGGTCGCCGCGCCGTGTGACCCCTGCCAACAGGTGCTGCGGGACCACTTCCCGTCACTGCGGGTGATCGTCGGCGAGATGGACGCCCTGCGGGTGGTCGAGATCGGGGAGTTGCCCGGCTGA